One window from the genome of Salvia splendens isolate huo1 chromosome 9, SspV2, whole genome shotgun sequence encodes:
- the LOC121748809 gene encoding 40S ribosomal protein S2-4-like: protein MADRGGDRGGFGRGFGGRGRGGDRGGRGRGRRPRREAEEEKWVPCTKLGRLVRDGKIKSLEQIYLHSLPIKEYQIIDLLVGPSLKDEVMKIMPVQKQTRAGQRTRFKAFVVVGDSNGHVGLGVKCSKEVATAIRGAIILAKLSVIPVRRGYWGNKIGKVHTVPCKVTGKCGSVTVRMVPAPRGSGIVAARVPKKVLQFAGIDDVFTSSRGSTKTLGNFVKATFDCLLKTYGFLTPDFWRETRFTKSPFQEYTDLLAKPTAKIVHVVDDVDA from the exons ATGGCAGACAGAGGCGGAGACAGGGGCGGTTTCGGGCGCGGATTCGGCGGCCGCGGCCGCGGTGGAGATAGGGGAGGCCGTGGACGTGGACGGCGCCCTCGCCGCGAGGCTGAGGAGGAGAAGTGGGTGCCCTGCACGAAGCTCGGGCGATTGGTGAGGGACGGAAAGATCAAATCCCTTGAGCAGATCTACCTGCATTCCCTCCCAATCAAAGAATACCAAATCATAGACCTCCTCGTGGGGCCATCGCTCAAGGACGAGGTCATGAAAATCATGCCTGTCCAGAAGCAGACGCGTGCAGGGCAGAGGACCAGGTTCAAGGCATTCGTGGTCGTCGGAGATAGCAACGGCCACGTCGGATTGGGGGTAAAGTGCTCCAAGGAGGTTGCCACCGCAATCCGCGGCGCTATCATATTGGCGAAGCTGTCTGTAATTCCAGTGAGGAGAGGATACTGGGGAAACAAGATCGGAAAGGTCCACACCGTGCCTTGCAAGGTCACCGGCAAGTGTGGCTCTGTCACTGTGCGGATGGTGCCTGCTCCCCGTGGATCTGGTATTGTGGCTGCTCGTGTGCCCAAGAAGGTCCTCCAATTTGCCGGAATTGATGATGTCTTTACTTCCTCCCGTGGATCTACCAAGACTCTTGGAAACTTTGTCAAG GCAACTTTTGATTGTCTGCTGAAGACATATGGGTTCTTAACTCCAGATTTCTGGAGGGAGACTAGATTCACAAAATCCCCATTCCAAGAGTATACCGACCTGTTGGCTAAGCCCACAGCCAAGATTGTCCATGTTGTTGACGATGTTGATGCTTGA